One segment of Leptodactylus fuscus isolate aLepFus1 chromosome 7, aLepFus1.hap2, whole genome shotgun sequence DNA contains the following:
- the GLG1 gene encoding Golgi apparatus protein 1 translates to MAACGRVRLWCWLAMSAVLALLVCPRAGAQVAGQEVVAAAVAAQPAASQPRRLPGIRLIEEEACREDITRICPKNSWNNNLAVLECLQDVREADNEISSDCNHLLWNFKLNLTKDIKFESVAKEICKSTLSGLKECAEETPGKGYVVSCLVDHRANITEYQCHQYITKMTAIIYSDYRLICGFMEDCRAEINSLKCGSIRPGEKDPHSQGEVVACLEKTIVKEAEETDLQTRVSDKCKQSILRVAELSSDDFHLDRHLYFACRDDRERFCETVQAGEGRVYKCLFNHKFEESMSERCRDALTTRQKLIAQDYKVSYSLAKSCKADLKKYRCNVENHPRSREARLSYLLLCLESAVHRGRQVSSECQGEMLDYRRMLMEDFSLSPEIILSCRGEIEHHCSGLHRKGRTLHCLMKVVRGEKGNIAEKCQQALQTLVQETDPASDYRIDRALNEACESVIQTACKHIRSGDPMILSCLMEHLYTEKMVEQCEHRLLELQYFISRDWKLDPVLYRKCQGDASRLCYAHGWNETSENMPAGAIFSCLYRHAYRTEEQGRRLSRECRAEVQRILHQRAMDVKLDPAMQAKCMTELGKWCNEKTETGQELECLQDHLEELIPECREIVGNLTELESEDIQIEALLMRACEPIIQGYCHEVADNQIDSGDLMECLIQNKHQKEMNEKCAVGVTHFQLIQMKDFRFSYKFKMACKEDVLKLCPNIKQKVDVVICLSTTVRNDTLQDLKEQRVSLKCRKQLRVEELEMSEDIRLEPKLYDSCKNDITTLCPNVPFGNAQIIECLKENKKSLSTSCHQKVFKLQETEMMDPELDYTLMRVCKQMIKRFCSDTDPKNILLCLKQNKNTETMDPKCKQMITKRQITQNTDYRLNPVLRKSCKADIPKFCQSILKNAKDDTELEGQVISCLKLKYADQRLSPDCEDQIRVIIQETALDYRLDPQLQIQCSEEINTLCGEEAAAQEPTGQVEECLKMNLLKINSPGCKKEVLNMLKESKADIFVDPVLHTACALDIKHHCAAIPPGKGRQMSCLIEALQDKMVRLQPECKKRLQDRLDMWSYAAKVAPADGFSDLAMQVMSSPSKNYILSVIMVGVCVLFFGGLLCGRITKRVTREMKDSYKKLYR, encoded by the exons CTTCTGTGGAACTTTAAACTCAACTTGACGAAGGATATTAAGTTTGAGTCTGTGGCCAAAGAGATCTGCAAGTCTACTTTATCTGGG CTGAAGGAATGTGCAGAGGAGACTCCTGGGAAGGGATATGTGGTCTCCTGTTTGGTGGATCATCGTGCAAATATCACAGAATACCAGTGCCACCAGTATATCACTAAGATGACAGCCATAATCTACAGCGATTACCGCCTGATCTGTGGATTTATGGAAGACTGTAGGGCTGAAATAAACTCGCTGAAGTGTGGCAGCATCCGCCCTGGAGAAAAG GACCCTCATTCTCAGGGTGAGGTAGTCGCTTGTCTGGAGAAGACTATTGTAAAGGAAGCAGAAGAGACTGATCTCCAGACCCGTGTTTCTGATAAATGCAAACAGTCTATACTGCGGGTGGCTGAGCTCTCATCAGATGACTTCCATCTTGACCGACACCTGTACTTTGCCTGCAGAGATGACCGGGAGCGATTCTGTGAAACT GTCCAAGCTGGAGAAGGAAGGGTTTACAAATGTCTGTTCAACCACAAGTTTGAGGAATCAATGAGTGAACGG TGCCGTGATGCCCTCACCACACGTCAGAAGCTGATAGCTCAGGACTACAAGGTCAGTTACTCACTGGCCAAGTCATGTAAGGCCGATTTGAAGAAGTATCGCTGTAATGTGGAGAATCATCCTCGCTCTAGGGAAGCCCGGCTCTCCTATCTGCTGCTGTGCCTAGAGTCTGCCGTGCATAGAG GCCGCCAGGTGAGCAGCGAGTGCCAAGGAGAAATGCTTGACTACAGGCGCATGCTAATGGAAGACTTCTCTCTGAGCCCAGAGATTATCCTGAGTTGTCGTGGGGAGATCGAACACCACTGTTCTGGCCTACACAGAAAAGGGCGCACCCTGCATTGCTTAATGAAAGTTGTGCGTGGAGAAAAGGGAAATATAGCAGAAAAGTGTCAGCAGGCG TTACAAACTTTGGTGCAAGAGACAGACCCTGCCTCAGACTATCGTATTGACCGTGCCCTAAATGAAGCCTGTGAATCTGTCATCCAAACTGCCTGCAAGCACATCCGCTCTGGAGATCCAAT GATCTTGTCATGTCTTATGGAGCACTTGTATACAGAGAAGATGGTGGAGCAGTGTGAGCACCGTCTGCTGGAGCTGCAGTATTTTATCTCACGGGACTGGAA GCTAGATCCTGTTTTGTATAGAAAATGTCAGGGAGATGCCTCCCGTTTGTGTTATGCCCATGGCTGGAATGAGACCAGTGAGAATATGCCAGCTGGAGCCATCTTTTCTTGTTTGTACCGGCATGCATACCGCACAGAAGAGCAGGGGCGCAGG TTATCACGTGAGTGCCGTGCTGAAGTGCAGCGTATTCTCCATCAAAGGGCAATGGATGTGAAGCTGGACCCTGCCATGCAGGCAAAATGCATGACTGAGCTTGGCAAATGGTGTAATGAAAAGACTGAGACAGGACAG GAACTAGAGTGTCTGCAAGATCACCTTGAAGAACTAATTCCAGAGTGCAGGGAGATTGTGGGGAATCTTACGGAGCTGGAGTCGGAG gACATCCAGATAGAAGCTCTTCTGATGAGAGCATGTGAGCCCATCATTCAGGGATACTGCCAT GAGGTTGCCGATAACCAAATTGACTCAGGGGATCTTATGGAGTGTTTAATTCAGAACAAACATCAGAAAGAGATGAACGAGAAGTGCGCAGTGGGAGTCACCCACTTCCAGCTG ATACAAATGAAAGATTTCCGCTTCTCATACAAGTTTAAGATGGCCTGCAAGGAAGATGTGCTGAAACTTTGCCCAAACATTAAGCAGAA GGTGGACGTCGTCATCTGTCTCAGCACCACTGTTCGTAACGATACACTGCAAGACCTGAAGGAGCAACGAGTGTCTTTAAAGTGCCGGAAGCAATTGAGAGTCGAAGAGCTTGAGATG TCAGAGGATATTCGCTTGGAGCCAAAACTATACGATTCCTGCAAAAATGACATAACAACCCTGTGTCCAAATGTGCCTTTTGGAAATGCGCAG ATCATTGAGTGTCTCAAAGAAAATAAGAAGTCATTGAGTACTTCTTGTCATCAAAAAGTCTTCAAACTCCAGGAGACAGAGATGATGGATCCTGAATTAGATTACACGCTTATGAGGGTCTGCAAGCAGATGATCAAG AGGTTTTGCAGTGACACAGACCCCAAGAACATACTGTTATGTCTGAAGCAAAACAAGAACACAGAGACCATGGACCCTAAATGTAAACAGATGATCACAAAGAGGCAGATCACCCAGAACACAG ATTATCGCCTTAATCCTGTGCTCCGCAAATCCTGCAAAGCAGATATCCCCAAATTCTGCCAGTCTATTCTGAAAAATGCCAAAGATGACACTGAACTGGAGGGGCAAGTAATTTCCTGTTTGAAGCTGAAATATGCTGACCAG CGTCTGTCTCCTGACTGTGAGGATCAAATTCGTGTAATAATCCAGGAAACTGCACTTGACTACAGACTTGATCCTCAGCTGCAGATACAGTGTTCTGAAGAG ATTAACACACTGTGTGGAGAGGAGGCTGCAGCGCAGGAGCCTACAGGTCAGGTGGAAGAGTGTCTGAAGATGAACCTGCTTAAAATAAACTCTCCTGGCTGTAAAAAG GAGGTTCTGAACATGCTGAAGGAAAGTAAAGCAGACATCTTTGTGGATCCTGTACTGCACACGGCCTGTGCACTGGACATTAAACATCACTGTGCTGCTATCCCACCAGGCAAAGGACGAC AGATGTCTTGCTTAATTGAAGCATTACAGGATAAGATGGTTCGGCTGCAGCCAGAGTGTAAGAAGAGATTACAAGACCGCCTGGATATGTGGAGTTATGCAGCCAAG GTGGCTCCGGCTGATGGGTTTTCGGATTTGGCAATGCAAGTGATGAGCTCTCCATCCAAGAACTACATCTTATCTGTCATTATGGTTGGAGTTTGTGTCTTATTCTTTGGGGGCCTTCTGTGTGGGCGCATCACCAAGAGGGTGACACGAGAGATGAAGGACAG CTACAAGAAATTGTACCGATAA